DNA sequence from the Euwallacea fornicatus isolate EFF26 chromosome 2, ASM4011564v1, whole genome shotgun sequence genome:
aaatgaaatggttTCAGATAACGTGCAAAGATTTTTAGTGTTCTGTTAGAAATTGCAGAACGCAGTGAGTATAAAATTTAACGcagattgaaaaatgttttttcaaaagttcGAGTCAGtcttcaaaatataaaacgtcattgcttttttgttcatttttaagcCTTTAGATTTATACAAATTGATTATAGTTCATAGAGTTTTTCAAGACATGTCCGGGGATGTAtcagaattaaatttgcaactgACAATcacatttacaaaatatctcaatttctaatatttttaattatttttaagacttTGGCACACTAAtgtaaagatttttattaaatctagTGAGGTATTAGAATCAAGGGTAATTTTAGAATATCGTAATagtctgtaaaaaaatatagctgCTCGAAGTGTTTCGCAACTTAGTATCTTTGAAGTTTCTTTAAACAGCCTCAAATATATAgaaatttacatataaaacTGAGTCacactggaaaaaaaatgaaagcttGTTTTAACTAAAGGCAAAGTTTGATgggtttcgaaaaaaatggaaaaacttggAATTTGGTAATATTTGAGGAAATTTGTAAGAGCAAATCTCAACTAAAAGGCACTTTTAACATTTACTTAATTCTTTCTAGtaaaatttggtaaataaaactgtttgGGGACGATTCTATAATAATcgattttgctgaaaaatttgaaggcCAACTTTAAAATGTTGCAAGTTCGGATTTCTGGTTATAGCCTCTAAACGAGAGTATTATAGTATATGTACATGATTTGAATGAATTGAGGGAGTAAAGAGACGAACAGTTTAGCAAAAAAGAATTGACTATAAGtttaatcaattttgaaaaaaattgaaaaagtttgaTCATTTTATATAAGTCTCTAAGGTTTGTAATTTCGTTATCATTAGAACTAATATATAAACTTCGACGACGCTTCATGCAGAAGCTCCAATTCTCCAATTTAATTCGCTCATCATCCTTATAAGTATGTAGACATGAGAATAATAAATGTTCCCAGAGAGAAAGAGAGTTGTGCTGTTGCGGCATGTTAAGTTGCAAGAATTGAGGAATTTACCGGCTAAAGGAagttaaaacagttttttttatgtatttgatAATATGCGGGATTTagggaaatataaaaatgtaagcaagttctgtttttttctttttatgaaCTCTTTGGAATAAATACAATGATGTATCAAAAATCGCACTTTCTTCTTATCTAAACTTGtgaatgttgaaattttgcatttttttattgtccatATTACTCGTTTAGACCGACGTGCAAAGcttcaaagaattttttaatattttttactttttatataGCAAAATGTAATACTTTTTTCGttcttaaaatattctcaaGTCCGAGGTACCTaagaaacaataacaaaaaattccaatttgcaTTACTctggagaaaaaaatgaattaaagcATTACGTGCTGGAAACCCAAAGAACAACTAAAGagtgttttgtcatatttttttaaatgtttttgaatagtgaataataaataaacctgAGTGGAGGTAATTCAGAAACTGTCgattttacttgaaaattgtATTAACTCTTTTGAAAAACTTGGAAATATCGGTTATTTACCTATATCttctgaaataattttatttatgcaaatatgaagaagaaaatgcCTTATAATTCTCTATAGTTTGACTTTTTCCAATTACTATGTTCGAAAACATACAGAGCGTTACATAAACATACCGACATGCTTTCGGAGAATGCaaagtttataaaaacaaatatttagattgaaTACAGTAAGGTCCGAAATCACTTCGTTTTTAAGATAATGAATGTTTTAAgctctttctttttttcttttacattttttaaatatttcaaaaacagtttGGGATAACGACATGAAATTAGAGACACGCTATGGCGGGTTAAATGTGCATGTTCTggagtaaataaaatatttccacaTGCACCAGTGGAATCTGTGGAGTCATCCAACGTTTCTATATTTGTAaatggttcaaaatttaacggaACCATACTTCGGAAATAGAGTATTATTTTGCGATGAGACATGTTTCACCCATACTTGTCTTCATGTCCTCTACCTCTACTAaaagacaattaaattaatttctcctaaataattaaaagaaaatcgcACTGGAGACCTGCATATATCGGTTGTTTGGTAGGCACAGGAaggtgaaattatttttttattttggaagcGGCTATTTCAGCAACAAAATACTAAGaggtctttttttaattaagaattgatgtaatattaaaattatatacatattttaatatatcagtggcgtacctttttttaattaaaaacatcccATTGACTTACCGCACTGACGCTGCTGATATGAGTGGAAATATTCTGGTTACTCCAGAACATATACGTTTATCCCGCTATAGCCTGTTCCTAATTTAATATCCTGTTCTCAAACCGATATtcaagtattaaaaaaaaaagaaaattaaacactctgtatcttgaaaacgaagcgatttctaACTTTATTTGACCTAAATATTGGGTTTTATAAGGTCTACATCCCCTAAACGTTTGTTGGTATGTTTCTGAAACACCGTGTATAACCgattaatattataaacaaattagttggggagaaagtttcaaataaactatagatagttaaaatattttaattagcaAAAAAGGGACAAAAATAGCAATGCATTCCTTCTCAAAAtgaatatctgaaaaaaattgtgtgttgcATTATAATCTTAATTAACCAGAATCCACGCTAAAAGTGATAATGAACTTGACCTAATAAATACTGACGccgatatttttcttgaaaatgattAATACAGGATGTGGCAACACTTCTTATCTTGTAATCTACCATCACCTTAGTCCACTGTCATGCTAAAGGAGAAGCTGAAGATAGAaagacaaattttcaattaaaaaaaaaattcaggttTTATTGGTTATAAGATACTTACTAGAGGCATAAGTTGATTCTTTATGTAAAAATCTGAGAATTTTATGCTTTTCCAACTTTCATGGAAAAGAATCAGACCTCATTACCATCTATAAATgctatttttatacaaaaatgtttcTCCCAATGGTTCATCACCCCAAGTTTCCCGGACATAAACAGGCCACATGGGGGTTTCCTCGTCAAATTTGTATGTAGATTAAAAGTCCAAAAATAAATCCTACCTCGATATTCCCAGCAAGGTATATAATAAAGTGACCGATTTGTttacgttttaaataaataaaccccGACATCGGAAACATGTATTTGACCTTGAAATCTTTAACAATAATGCGTTTCGACCAGTGGCGTTTCATATTAAAGCTAAGTAAGGACTTCAAGATACGTTACTGGTTGAAACCCCGCGGAGAATCATATAAATTCTTTGAAAGATTGTTTGAAACACATGCGGCATCAAATTCGCTTATTCCGCGGCACGTAAATACGCTTTGAGCTCTGACCTTGCCCATCTAATAATATGCAATTATTCTTAACTAggtccaaattaaaaaagttgctatTCATGATAATGAATGGAAAAGATACAAGCCGCATAAACCAACTTTTTCCAGTCGCAATGTACGTTTCAAATACATAGTAGTAACCTACACACTCAACCAACTTGGTTTAGTCTTAATTTTCGACTGCCAATcgcaataaaacattattatctGTACAATGTGTGTTTTGCCATACGTTTCACTGATAAACCCATATCTGAGATATTTGTTCCCTTTTTTTCCTCGTATGATGTTCACTTACCCACCTTTTTGATAACAAAACAGTGCTAAAGTGAATACCCTGGTATGCCcataaattcagtttttgcgTAGTATGTACAtataaagttttgtgtttgtttcAGGAGGAAGCCAGTGTACAGTGCTACTATGTCGGTCCCAGAACCACCATTGGCCACCTCACCGGCACCCACAGATGGCAAGACTGTCTTTAATCTTTTATCAAACATTAAAGATCGAGAGACCAGTATCAATAGATCGCAAGTAATAGAACCTGATGAAGATATTGCAATTTTGAGGCATGACCCTGAAACTAACGAGAACGTGATCAATAAAACTGCGTACTTGAAACTTCATAAAAGTTTATCCCCGAACATTTCCAATACCGTAGACAAAATCAAGGAAAAGTTCGAAAGTCAATCGGAAAAAATTGAGACTATCGAGTCTTTAAAGACCAAATATTCGCCTTTTGCTTTGGGGTACTCTAGCAGTAAACCCTCAGTAAAGCCTAGAAGATCTAGGTTGAGCAAAAGCCAGATTATTACGCCTTCAAAGAGGGAAATATCAGTGAGGAGAAGCTTGAACATCGAGCCTAACAAACATAAAGATGTGAACTCGAATGATCTACTAAAAAACGAACAACACGCGGAATATATAACGATAATCACTAGGTCTGATTCAGACGAAAGTGTGAACAAAATCGTAAACGAACTATCAGTTTTTaccatggaaaaaaaaaagagtaccAGTAGTCTTCGTAAGATTTTTGCGGTTTTTAATGGTAGGAGGAACAAGGCCAAAACTGAAGACAGGCAAAACGGagataatttacaaaatgaaaGTGCTTTTAGCAGGCAGTCAGCATTCAGACACACCACTGGGGCTGAGAGGAATAATAGCAAATTGCAAAGAAGGGATAGCAATCATAAAGACATTGAAAGGGATTTTGCTCAGGTGCACATAAGTGAATTCAGCCAAACAAAGCCTGAAAACAACATTCAAAGAAACCAATTCACCCCTATGGATAAACCCTCCTACAACACCTACATGAACGTCccgaatgttaaaaaatacattgacACTAGTTCCTCTGCTAGTACTCTTGAATCCGACCGGTCAAATCTTCACCAAAAACCAACACAAGAAGGAGAAGTAGATATCAGGAGTCACTCTTCATTTAGACCTACAAGGATACCTGATAACAGAAGAGACACCCCTCCAAGGCTTATGGAGACTATAAAATCGGATGTCAGACTTGTGAATCCAAAAGCACTGATTCCGATAAACTCCGAAAGAGCTTTGCCAAACCCCTATCAAAATGGAAATGGAGATGCATCCCCTATATCCCTAATAACACGAACCAAACCGGTGTCGCAAAGCACCCCCAATGGGAGACCATTCATGATGGAAGATACCTATGGTACTGTGTTTGACAGCCTCGATAGTCGGCATAGGAAATCTCGAAGTAACCTCGTTGAGGGAACAAAGCTGAAACTACCTCCAAACAGGGAAATAGTGCCCTTGTCCCCTAGGGTAAAATCTCCTATACCCTCAGACAGTATCAGCACTGACAAAATTATAGCTACAGAGCTGCTGAAGTCCAAAAGAGCTCCAAGTAAAGAACAATTGTTAAGTCATCAACGATTGGAAATTGACATAGATTATCCAGACAATATCAACGATTCACTAAATATCAGCAACAAACCTCCGATAGCAGAGAAACCTCCCCTAAATTTACCACGCCAAGAAACCGATTCTAGGAGAACTAGTCAGACTAGGAGCAGCAATGAAAGTGTCGTTTTAAAACATCCGAACCACCAGTATATGTCCCAACAAAACCTCTCGCCAAGAAGACCAATCACGCCTTTAGGAGGGCAATTTCCGGAATCCCCTAAAACTCCACAAAAAGAGGACATGAGGAAGAGCGTTGAGGCCTACTACTggaacgaaataaaaaagctGAAAGACCAGGAAAATTATCAACTTTGCATGATGCAAATGCAATATGGATATTTGCCAGTTGAGACTGCGAGGAAGTCTAGGAGCATGTCTCCCGTTGCAAGCAGGAATGGGAGGAGGAGTTTGAGTTTACCTAGAGAGCCTCGACAGCCTCAAATCCTGCCCGAACCATACTACCCTAATATTATTCCAGAAAATAGAGCAGTGATAAATCAAACGCAACTAAATCTACAACCAAGCTTACAACCAAATCTACAACCACAACCGAGGAGCATGCAACAATTACAATTCCAGCAGCAACAATACTTCCAAA
Encoded proteins:
- the LOC136345069 gene encoding uncharacterized protein isoform X1; the encoded protein is MRKPVYSATMSVPEPPLATSPAPTDGKTVFNLLSNIKDRETSINRSQVIEPDEDIAILRHDPETNENVINKTAYLKLHKSLSPNISNTVDKIKEKFESQSEKIETIESLKTKYSPFALGYSSSKPSVKPRRSRLSKSQIITPSKREISVRRSLNIEPNKHKDVNSNDLLKNEQHAEYITIITRSDSDESVNKIVNELSVFTMEKKKSTSSLRKIFAVFNGRRNKAKTEDRQNGDNLQNESAFSRQSAFRHTTGAERNNSKLQRRDSNHKDIERDFAQVHISEFSQTKPENNIQRNQFTPMDKPSYNTYMNVPNVKKYIDTSSSASTLESDRSNLHQKPTQEGEVDIRSHSSFRPTRIPDNRRDTPPRLMETIKSDVRLVNPKALIPINSERALPNPYQNGNGDASPISLITRTKPVSQSTPNGRPFMMEDTYGTVFDSLDSRHRKSRSNLVEGTKLKLPPNREIVPLSPRVKSPIPSDSISTDKIIATELLKSKRAPSKEQLLSHQRLEIDIDYPDNINDSLNISNKPPIAEKPPLNLPRQETDSRRTSQTRSSNESVVLKHPNHQYMSQQNLSPRRPITPLGGQFPESPKTPQKEDMRKSVEAYYWNEIKKLKDQENYQLCMMQMQYGYLPVETARKSRSMSPVASRNGRRSLSLPREPRQPQILPEPYYPNIIPENRAVINQTQLNLQPSLQPNLQPQPRSMQQLQFQQQQYFQRSTPERSTVDGSNHRKIDGTNSLYRPIFKRGSLSTPPTRTVPEDSLKRKVSFSGGQELRPQGWPTKNGYTQSPPQRRIEKILSQGDDEVFLPQPSEEDLYYNTVRQNYGEPRYVLRASQNSLYLHQRQPIENPHRTRQVNRQEELYGQPVDAVRPLSRHGSIQIQEEIYGQRPASRRMSYQNVSPRLHSQEPQRRPLVRREIIVNDEIFGQFGGYSPSVQLQYYPPKQVSVSNRVCDFYGQIHDPDQTKVNQSGVLMGQVRGPPENFVRNGRLTSSANDMYLRAPQRYPNETLYGRIEQSGPPTRPLPPVPLKKGVISDNESGSDASEVQRIFNSSKSNKKRGIFGK
- the LOC136345069 gene encoding uncharacterized protein isoform X2, translating into MSVPEPPLATSPAPTDGKTVFNLLSNIKDRETSINRSQVIEPDEDIAILRHDPETNENVINKTAYLKLHKSLSPNISNTVDKIKEKFESQSEKIETIESLKTKYSPFALGYSSSKPSVKPRRSRLSKSQIITPSKREISVRRSLNIEPNKHKDVNSNDLLKNEQHAEYITIITRSDSDESVNKIVNELSVFTMEKKKSTSSLRKIFAVFNGRRNKAKTEDRQNGDNLQNESAFSRQSAFRHTTGAERNNSKLQRRDSNHKDIERDFAQVHISEFSQTKPENNIQRNQFTPMDKPSYNTYMNVPNVKKYIDTSSSASTLESDRSNLHQKPTQEGEVDIRSHSSFRPTRIPDNRRDTPPRLMETIKSDVRLVNPKALIPINSERALPNPYQNGNGDASPISLITRTKPVSQSTPNGRPFMMEDTYGTVFDSLDSRHRKSRSNLVEGTKLKLPPNREIVPLSPRVKSPIPSDSISTDKIIATELLKSKRAPSKEQLLSHQRLEIDIDYPDNINDSLNISNKPPIAEKPPLNLPRQETDSRRTSQTRSSNESVVLKHPNHQYMSQQNLSPRRPITPLGGQFPESPKTPQKEDMRKSVEAYYWNEIKKLKDQENYQLCMMQMQYGYLPVETARKSRSMSPVASRNGRRSLSLPREPRQPQILPEPYYPNIIPENRAVINQTQLNLQPSLQPNLQPQPRSMQQLQFQQQQYFQRSTPERSTVDGSNHRKIDGTNSLYRPIFKRGSLSTPPTRTVPEDSLKRKVSFSGGQELRPQGWPTKNGYTQSPPQRRIEKILSQGDDEVFLPQPSEEDLYYNTVRQNYGEPRYVLRASQNSLYLHQRQPIENPHRTRQVNRQEELYGQPVDAVRPLSRHGSIQIQEEIYGQRPASRRMSYQNVSPRLHSQEPQRRPLVRREIIVNDEIFGQFGGYSPSVQLQYYPPKQVSVSNRVCDFYGQIHDPDQTKVNQSGVLMGQVRGPPENFVRNGRLTSSANDMYLRAPQRYPNETLYGRIEQSGPPTRPLPPVPLKKGVISDNESGSDASEVQRIFNSSKSNKKRGIFGK